The Helicobacteraceae bacterium genome has a window encoding:
- a CDS encoding menaquinone biosynthesis decarboxylase: MREFIKRLAAADELRVIDEEVDVYLEMAHIAYAEVKKKDGGRALLFTKPKRGGYIFQTPVLMNIYGSRKRVEMIFGCEIEQIASRVQKLAAPDHPVTMRGKIAKALELFKLRKCFPKRLNGRGQSQARILLDKEAKLSALPILTTWKEDGGAFITMGQVYTRSLDGKARNLGMYRLQVFDDHTLGLHWQIHKDSNMFFREYEKAGVPMPVSIAIGGDPLYTWCATAPLPRGIFELMLYGFIRDKPAKLVKCLTNDLFVPADADFTIEGFIDDPSQRRIEGPFGDHTGYYTLPEAYPFMRVCAITSKRDPVFAATVVGKPPIEDKYMGYPTERIFLPLFRTSCPELIDYRMPENGVFHNLIIAKLRVCYDAHALQAAHAFWGAGQMSFVKHAVFVGEDAPDLNDYAALLKYCLDRFSPDRMLISSGVLDALDHSSPKPLAGGKLGLDFTGEKAQKKIVTLGDLELLDKIKSALPEAIALKQYGIDSANPIALIQIRKSRPVKTFAAALEKLKSHISIAIILDEKNNDVNNAYMSLWRVCNNIDVARDLIAADDFILLDATTKDERDGFYREWPKDVDCDRAVIEKLREKGLWEFDETFIKKWQAL; this comes from the coding sequence ATGCGCGAATTTATAAAGCGCCTCGCGGCGGCGGACGAATTGCGCGTTATCGACGAGGAGGTTGACGTATATCTTGAAATGGCGCATATCGCATACGCCGAAGTTAAGAAAAAAGACGGCGGGCGGGCGCTACTGTTTACAAAGCCAAAAAGAGGCGGTTATATCTTTCAAACTCCCGTTTTGATGAATATTTACGGATCGCGCAAGCGCGTGGAGATGATTTTTGGCTGCGAAATAGAGCAAATCGCATCGCGGGTTCAAAAACTAGCCGCGCCCGATCATCCCGTTACCATGCGCGGCAAAATCGCCAAAGCGCTGGAGCTGTTCAAGTTGCGCAAATGCTTTCCAAAGCGCTTAAACGGGCGCGGGCAATCTCAGGCGCGAATCCTGCTCGACAAAGAGGCGAAGTTAAGCGCGCTTCCAATCCTGACGACATGGAAAGAGGACGGCGGCGCGTTTATTACTATGGGACAGGTATATACGCGATCGCTCGACGGCAAAGCGCGCAATTTGGGCATGTATCGCCTTCAGGTTTTCGACGATCATACGCTAGGGCTTCATTGGCAGATTCACAAAGACTCCAATATGTTTTTTCGAGAGTATGAAAAAGCCGGCGTTCCTATGCCCGTGTCTATCGCGATCGGCGGCGATCCGCTCTATACGTGGTGCGCCACCGCGCCGCTTCCGCGAGGTATTTTCGAGCTTATGCTTTACGGCTTTATCCGCGATAAACCGGCAAAACTCGTCAAATGCCTTACGAACGATCTGTTTGTCCCCGCCGACGCGGACTTTACCATCGAGGGCTTTATCGACGATCCCAGCCAAAGGCGCATCGAAGGACCGTTTGGCGATCATACGGGTTATTACACGTTGCCCGAAGCCTATCCGTTTATGCGCGTTTGTGCGATAACGAGCAAACGCGATCCGGTTTTCGCGGCGACCGTAGTGGGAAAGCCGCCTATCGAGGATAAGTATATGGGCTATCCTACGGAGCGAATCTTTTTGCCGCTATTTAGAACGAGCTGTCCCGAGCTGATCGACTACAGAATGCCTGAAAACGGCGTTTTTCACAATCTGATTATCGCCAAGCTGCGCGTATGTTACGACGCGCACGCGCTTCAAGCCGCGCACGCCTTTTGGGGCGCGGGGCAGATGAGCTTCGTTAAGCACGCGGTATTTGTAGGCGAGGACGCGCCCGATCTAAACGACTACGCGGCTTTGCTTAAATACTGTTTAGATCGCTTTTCCCCCGATCGTATGCTTATTTCAAGCGGCGTTTTGGACGCTTTGGATCACAGCTCGCCAAAACCGCTTGCGGGCGGCAAACTAGGGCTGGATTTTACGGGCGAAAAAGCGCAAAAGAAGATCGTTACGCTGGGCGATCTTGAATTGCTTGACAAAATCAAATCCGCGCTCCCCGAAGCGATCGCCTTAAAGCAATACGGGATAGACAGCGCAAATCCGATCGCGCTAATTCAAATTCGCAAGAGCCGTCCCGTCAAAACGTTTGCGGCGGCGCTCGAAAAGCTAAAAAGCCATATATCGATCGCGATAATTTTAGACGAGAAAAACAACGACGTAAACAACGCCTATATGTCTCTTTGGCGCGTTTGCAATAATATCGACGTAGCGCGCGATCTTATAGCCGCCGACGATTTTATTTTACTTGACGCGACGACGAAAGACGAGCGCGACGGC
- a CDS encoding bifunctional riboflavin kinase/FAD synthetase, whose product MNICSVIDKSSINALALGGFDGLHLGHRELIKRLGENGALLAIEHDRVCLTPDCVRERFCPVPVIIVPLERIMELTPVQFIAELKEEFVNLKRLVVGYDFRFGKDRAAGSKELQTIFDGETIVVSEVSLGGTAVHATRIRSLLLDGNVSGAARLLARPHIIEGKVVRGQGLGSKRLYPTINLSVEKFLAPQDGVYAACTEIGARSYQSVSFVGRRLSADGAFSIETHIIEEGAQIPPIDRVAIWFIDRLRGNRRFEDLDALKEQIAKDVATAKTILTYKENECANL is encoded by the coding sequence TTGAATATATGTTCGGTTATAGATAAGTCGTCGATCAACGCGCTGGCGCTAGGCGGCTTCGACGGATTGCACCTTGGACACCGAGAGCTTATAAAAAGGCTCGGCGAAAACGGCGCGTTGCTCGCGATCGAGCATGATCGCGTCTGCTTAACGCCCGATTGCGTCAGGGAGCGCTTCTGTCCCGTCCCCGTAATTATCGTGCCGTTGGAGCGGATTATGGAGCTTACGCCCGTTCAATTTATCGCGGAGCTTAAAGAGGAGTTTGTTAATTTAAAACGGCTTGTGGTCGGCTACGATTTTCGTTTCGGCAAAGACCGCGCCGCGGGAAGCAAGGAGCTTCAAACCATATTTGACGGGGAAACAATCGTCGTGTCGGAAGTTTCGCTCGGCGGGACGGCGGTTCACGCGACGCGGATCAGATCGTTATTGCTAGACGGCAACGTATCGGGCGCGGCTCGGCTTTTGGCGCGTCCGCATATTATAGAGGGCAAAGTCGTGCGCGGGCAGGGATTGGGTTCAAAACGGCTCTATCCCACGATTAACCTATCGGTGGAGAAATTTTTAGCGCCGCAAGACGGCGTTTACGCCGCTTGCACGGAGATTGGAGCAAGGAGCTATCAGTCGGTTAGCTTTGTGGGCAGACGGCTTAGCGCCGACGGCGCGTTTTCGATCGAGACGCATATCATAGAAGAGGGCGCGCAAATACCGCCGATCGATCGCGTCGCGATTTGGTTTATCGACAGACTTCGCGGCAATCGCCGTTTTGAAGACCTAGACGCGCTTAAAGAGCAGATCGCCAAAGACGTCGCCACCGCCAAAACCATTTTAACCTACAAGGAAAACGAATGCGCGAATTTATAA